The DNA window CGCGGTGGTGGCGGTGTCAGCACGGGTTCGGGCAGGCCGCGTAGCATCTTCGCGTCCGGATCGACCGTGAACGGCGCCGTCGCGCTGCCAAGATCGACTCGTGCACGATTGTTTTCGAATTCGGCGACGATCGTCCGTTCGCCGATCTTCACCTCGACCGGCATCTGGAAAGTGCGATTGCCGGGCACTTCCCATTCGAGGGTGAGGGTCGCGCCATCGCGTGTACCCTTGAGCAACGGCATGGCGGGCTGGCGCACATAGACGTCGAAGAACCACTCGAGGTCGCGCCCGGTTTCCTCTTCTACGATCTGCCGGAATTCGTCGGTGTCGCGGTAAATCGGGGTGATCGCGCCGGGCTTGGGCTCGGCGGTGCCGTAAACCAGGCGCGTCAGGCTGCGGAAGAATGCCTCGTCGCCGATCAGTTCGCGCAGCGTGTGGAGTATCCAGCTACCCTTGAAATAGATGTCGCCCCCCCAACCCGAACTGTCGAGATAGCTGCCCGAATCAATCCCCGCACCTGGTGCGACGGGCACCTTGCTGACGATGCGCGGCAAATACTCGTCGAGCTTCGCGCGATAGGCATCCTCGCCCGCCACATCGCGCAGGTAGAGCGCTTCCATGTAGCTCGCGGCTGCCTCGTGCAGCCACATGTCCGCGTTCGAGCGGTTGGTCATCTGGTTGGCGAACCATTCATGCGCAAACTCGTGGAACAGCAGCCAATCATACGGCTCATCGGATTCCCGGAAGCCATTGCCGTAGGCGTTGATCGTCTGGTGCTCCATGCCGAGGTGCGGCGTCTGCGCAATGCCCGCCTTCTCGTCGGCAAAGGGATAGGGGCCGATCCGGCGTTCGAACCAGTCGAGATATTTCGCCAACTCGTCGAGCATGCGCGCGGCACCGGCTTCGTCTCCGCGCAGGTGGTAGAACGCGAGCGGCACATCCTGGCCCGAAGGTGCGCGATGGGTGCGCTCTATCACGCCGTAGGGCGCGATGTTGAGCGCGATGGCATAGGTATTTGGCTGGCGCGCCGACCATTTGTAGCCGCGCCAATCGCCTTTGTCCTCGATCCCCAGCAGCTTGCCGTTACCGGCAGCATAGAGGCGCGATTCGGCGGGGACCCAGATCGTGCTGTCGACCCTTCCGATTTCCTTGGTGGGGTAATCGATGCAGGGGAACAGCAGGTCGCAGCCCTGGCCCTGCATCGCGGTGGCGATCCACGGTTCGCCATCGGAGGTCTGAGACCAGACGAATCCGCCATCCCATGGCGCATTGGGCGCGGTGCGCGGTTCGCCTTCAAAGTCGACCCGCAGCGCGATCCGGCCGTTGGCGCTGCGTGCGCCCTCAAGCGGCACAGTGAGCAGGCCATCGGTGTGCCGGAAACCTTCCGCCGGGAGCTCGATCTTGCCCAGGCTAACGCGGGTGACGCGAAAACGCTGGTCGAGCTCCATCTCGATCTTCGATGCCGGATCGGCGATTTCCAGAGCGTATTCGGCGCGGCCCTTGATCGACTGCGCTTCGGGATCGACCCAGATATCGAGCCACAGATGCTCGGGCGTGATCGCCTGCTGGTCGGCGGTTAGCGGCAGCCCCGAAACGGTGGTGCGGCGTTCGCCGAAATCCTGGGCGGTGGCAGGGACGGCAATAGCTGCCCCAAGCGCGATCACGGCAGTTGCGAACTTCAACGCTCTCTCCCTCGTGCAAACGGGCGGACGCTTTCGCATCCGCCCGCTGACTGTCTTCGTATGTTGCGCGGCTTAGCCTTCGCCGTCCGATTCGTCGGTGGCCTTCGCTCCGTCCTCGGGCGTTGCCTTCTTGGCCGGCGCCTTGCGCTTCTTCTTGGGCGAGGGCTTGGGCGCGGCCGAGCTGATGGCGAAATGCAGCGCATCGTCCTTCACGCTCACATCGACTTCGCCGCCGTTGGCCAGCTTGCCGAACAGCAGTTCTTCGGCCAGCGGCTGTTTGACCTTTTCCTGGATCAGGCGACCCATCGGGCGCGCGCCGTAGAGCTTGTCGTAGCCGCGCTTGCCGAGCCAGGCCTTGGCATCGTCGTCGAGCTGGATGTGCACGTTCTGGTCGGCCAGCTGCAATTCGAGCTGGATCACGAATTTTTCGACCACGCGGGCGATGGTATCTTGCCCAAGATAGCCGAACGGCACGACCGCATCGAGGCGATTGCGGAATTCGGGCGTGAACATGCGCTTCACCGCTTCCTCGCTCGCATCTTCCTTCGAGACGTCGCCGAAGCCGATGCCCTGACGCGCCATGTCGGAAGCGCCGGCATTGGTGGTCATGATCAGCACCACGTTGCGGAAATCGACCGTTTTCCCGTGATGATCGGTCAGTCGGCCGTTATCCATCACCTGCAATAGGATGTTGAACAGGTCCGGGTGGGCTTTCTCGATTTCGTCGAGCAGCAGGACGCAATGCGGGTTCTGGTCGATCGCGTCGGTGAGCAGGCCGCCCTGATCATAGCCGACATAGCCCGGAGGCGCGCCGATCAGGCGAGAGACCGAATGGCGCTCCATATATTCGGACATGTCGAAGCGCTTCAGCTCGATTCCCATGATACTGGCGAGCTGGCGAGCAACTTCGGTCTTGCCGACGCCGGTCGGGCCGGAGAACAGGAACGAGCCGATCGGCTTGTCGGGATCGCGCAGGCCCGCACGGCTCAGCTTCATCGCAACCGAGAGCTTCTCGACCGCGCTGTTCTGACCGAACACGACATGCTTGAGATCGCGTTCGAGATTTTCGAGCGCCTTCTTATCGTCCTTCGACACCGATTTGGGCGGAATCCGCGCCATTGTCGCGATCACGCTTTCGATTTCTTTCGCCGTGATTTTCTTTTTGCGACGGCTGGGCGGGACCAGCATCTGCATTGCGCCGACTTCGTCGACGACGTCGATCGCCTTGTCGGGCAGCTTGCGGTCATTGATGTAGCGCGCCGAAAGCTCGACCGCGGTCTTGAGCGCATCGGGCGTGTACTTGACCTTGTGATGGTCCTCGAACGCGCTTTTCAGCCCCTTGAGGATCTTCACCGTGTCCTCGATCGTCGGTTCGTTCACGTCGATCTTCTGGAATCGGCGCAGCAGCGCGCGGTCCTTCTCGAAGTGGTTGCGGAATTCCTTGTAGGTCGTCGACCCGATGCAGCGGATCGCACCGCTGGAAAGCGCGGGCTTCAGCAGGTTCGAGGCGTCCATCGCCCCGCCGCTCGTCGCGCCGGCACCGATCACGGTATGGATCTCGTCGATGAAGAGGATCGCGTGCGGCATCCCTTCGAGTTCGTTGACGACCTGCTTCAGCCGCTCCTCGAAATCGCCGCGATAGCGGGTGCCGGCCAGCAGCGAGCCCATGTCGAGCGAATAAATCACTGCTTCCTCGAGCACTTCGGGCACATCGCCTTCGACGATCTTGCGGGCCAGCCCTTCGGCGATCGCGGTTTTCCCGACGCCTGGGTCGCCGACATAGAGCGGGTTGTTCTTCGACCGGCGGCAAAGGATCTGGACGGTGCGATCGACTTCGGGGCCACGCCCGATCAGCGGGTCGATCTTGCCGTCTTCGGCGCGCTTGTTGAGATTGACCGTGAACTGGTCGAGCGCGCTTTCCTTCTTTTCCTTGCCGGGCTTTTCTTCGCCTTGCGCCTGCGCATCTTCGGCGCCCTGCGGCGGGGCGATCTGCCCGTTCTGGCCGTTCTTGCCGATGCCGTGGCTGATATAGCTGACCGCATCGAGCCTGCTCATATCCTGCTGCTGGAGGAAATAGACCGCATAGCTGTCACGCTCGGAAAAAAGCGCGACGAGCACGTTCGCGCCGGTCACCGTGTCCTTGCCCGAAGACTGGACATGCAGGATCGCGCGCTGGATCACCCGCTGGAATCCGGCGGTCGGCTGCGGATCGACCGCTTCGTCCACCTTCAGCGACTGGTATTCCTCGTCGATATACTGAGTGACGGCTGCGTCCAGTTCGCCCAAATCCACGCCGCAGGCATCCATCACCTGTGCCGCATCCTCATCCTGCACGAGAGCGAGGAGGAGGTGCTCGAGCGTCGCATATTCGTGATTGCGCTCGCCGGCATGGGCCAGCGCATTATGGAGCGTTTTTTCGAGGCTTTGGGCGAAACTGGGCATTGGTCACCTGAATTGCGGGCAGGGTATCCGTATGGATTGGGCCCGATGGGAACGATTGTCTAGCAGGTCCGGTGTGAGCGGACGTTGAACGGCGGCGGCGCAGGCGGGCCGGGGGCTCAACCGCCCGGCTTTCCGAACAGCGCATCGGCGGCAGCGCGATGGGCACTGGACTTGTCGCGATGCGCCCGCACCCGCGCGATTTCGGTCTCGAGCAAAGCGATCCGTGTATCGAGCTCTTCGACCGAATAGGGATCGAGGCTCTCCTTGGAGAGGGCTTCCGCCGCGTCACCGCGGGGCCGGGGGCGATCATCGTCGTCCATCTGCCCGGGAAATGTCGGTATTCACCGCCTTGCTGTCAATGGCACGAAAGGTTAGCCCTGCTTCAAAGCGGGCGGCCATAGCATTTCGGCCACATAACCTGCGGTGGGGACCCATATGCCAGACCTTCGGAAAACCATGCGTGCCATAACGTTCGACAGCCCGGGCGGCCCTGACGTGATGAGCTTGTCGGAAATCGATACTCCGACACCTCGCGAGGGTGAGGTGCTGATCAAGGTCGGCCATGCCGGGGTGAACCGGCCGGACGTGGTGCAGCGCAGGGGCCTGTATCCACCGCCACCGGGGGCGTCGCCACTATTGGGCCTCGAAGTCTCCGGACAGATCGCCGGGCTGGGCAAAGGCGTTTCGCAATGGGTGCCAGGCCAGAAAGTCTGCGCGCTGGTGCCGGGCGGCGGCTACGCCGAATATGTTCGGGTCGATGCGCGACATTGTCTGCCGGTGCCCGAAGGCGTCTCGATGGTAGAAGCGGCAGCGATCCCCGAAACCCTGTTCACCGTGTGGCACAATGTGTTCGAACGCGGGATGGCGGGCGAGCGGGAGACGATCCTGATCCATGGCGGTACCAGCGGGATCGGCACCACCGCGATTCAGCTGTGCAAGGCCTTCGGTATGACGGTAATCGTCACCTGCGGGTCGGAAGAGAAATGCGCTGCCGCGAAGAAGATCGGGGCCGATCACGCGATCGATTACAAATCACAGGACTTCGTCGAAGCGGTGAAGGAAATCACCGGTGGTGCAGGCGTTCAGCTGGTCCTCGACATGGTGGCGGGCGATTACGTCGCGCGGAACCTGAAATGTCTCGCCGAGAGCGGGCGTCATGTTACCATTGCGATCCAGGGTGGCGCCAAGGCCGAGATCAATATGGGCGTGGTGATGACGAAGCGACTGACCCTCACCGGATCGACGCTGCGGCCGCGCTCGGACGAGTTCAAGGCGCTGCTGGCCGACGAAATCGCAGCCAATGCCTTGCCGCTGGTCGAAGATGGCAGCTACCGGCCGGTTATGGACGAGACGTTCGCGCTGGCCGATGCGGCCGATGCTCATGCGCGGATGGAAGCGGGCGACCATATAGGCAAGATCGTGCTGGCCGTGGATTGACGTCCAATCGTCATAAATCTGTGAATCCACTGTAACAATCGGGCGGTAGCAACAGGCAAACCGGAAGGGGGTTTGCCATGCTCAAACGCTTTGCAAAGACCGATGACGGTGCGGTCACCGCGCACGATACGATCGCAGATATCGCCAATTTCGCCGGCCGCGGCGGGCATGGTCCTGCCACGCCCGAGCCGAAAGGGATCGAGCGCCGCCAGTTCCGCACGATCTGGATCTCCGATGTTCATCTCGGCACCAAGGGCTGCAATGCCGAACTGCTGATCGACTTCCTCGACCATACCGATAGCGAGACGATCTATCTGGTCGGCGACATCATCGACGGCTGGCGCCTGAAGAAAAAGTTCTACTGGCCGCCCGAGCACAACGACATCGTCTGGCGGATCATGAAGCGCGCGCGCCGCGGTACGCGGGTCGTCTACATCCCAGGCAATCACGACGAGATGTTCCGCCAGTTTACCGGGCTCAACTTTGGCGGGGTCGAAATTCGCCGCGCGGCTTTTCACGATACGGCCGACGGTCGCCGCCTGATGGTCCTTCACGGGGACGAATTCGACACGGTGATGCTGGCACACCGCTGGCTCGCCTTCGTCGGCGATGCTGCATACCATGTGATGATGCGCCTCAACGGTTGGGTCGCCACGGTGCGGCAGATGCTCGGCTTGCCCTATTGGTCGATCTCCAAAGCGGCAAAACACAAGGTGAAGAACGCCGTCGAGTTCATCGGACGATACGAAGAGGTCGTGGCGCGGGCTGCCGCCCAGCGCGGGGTGGATGGGGTGGTGTGCGGACACATCCACACCGCCGAGCACCGGACATTCGCCTTCCACGGCGACGATATCGAGTATTGGAACGACGGCGACTGGGTCGAAGGCTGCAACGCTCTGGTCGAACATGCCGATGGACGGATGGAAATCCTCGACTGGCCGGCCGAAATGGCGAAGCGCGCCACCGAAGAAGCGAGCGTGGAATCGGCCGAAGGTTCGAGTAAAGAACTGGCCGATGCCGCCTGAATCGATGCGGATCGCGCTGGTGACCGATGCGTGGGAACCGCAAATGAACGGTGTGGTGCGCACGCTCACCACCACGGTCGCAATCCTGCGCGGTTGGGGTCACGAAGTGCTCGTAGTCTCGCCCGACGACTATCTCAATTTTCCCTGCCCGACCTATCCCGAAATCCGTCTGGCGATGACGACGCGCATAGCGGTCGGCCAACGGATCGAGCGGTTCGCGCCCGACGCGGTTCATATCGCGACCGAAGGGCCGCTGGGTCTGGCAGCGCGGCGGCATTGCATCAAACGCGGTCGCGCCTTCACGACTGCCTATCACACGCAATTTCCCGACTATGTCGCGCGGCGCACGCCACTGCCGGCGGCGGCGATCTGGCCGTATATTCGGCGCTTCCACCGCGATTCGGCGGGAATTATGGTGGCGACCGCCAGCATTGCTGCAACCTTGCGCGACCAGGGCCTCCCGCATTTGCGCGACTGGAGCAGGGGAGTCGATCTCGCCCAGTTTTCGCCGGACATTCCGCGACCGGCAATGTTCGCCAATTTGCCGCGACCGATCCAGCTCTATGTCGGACGGGTCTCCGCCGAAAAGAACATCGAGGCCTTTCTCACCAGTCCACATCCCGGTTCCAAAGTGGTTGTCGGGGATGGGCCCGCGCTCGATCGGCTGCGCGCACAGTTCCCCGAGGCGCATTTCGTCGGGCGGCAGTCGGGCATCGAACTTGCTGCGCATTATGCCGGGGCCGACGTGTTCGTCTTCCCAAGCCTGACCGACACGTTCGGGCTGGTGATGATCGAGGCGCTGGCTTGCGGCACACCGGTGGCCGGTTTTCCCGTCACCGGGCCTATCGATATCCTGACTCCGGCCTGCGGAGCGATGGACGAAAACTTGACGCGCGCGATCGAGCGCGCCCTCCAGTGCGCGGAGGCCGACTGCGTCTCGGTCGGACGGTCATACAGCTGGGAAGCCAGTGCACGGCAATTCCTCGCCGCCCTTGCGCCCGAAGGCGCAGAGACGATCGCAGCTTAGAGCGACAGCCCGCCTTCCACCCGGCGAAGCTCATGTCGCGCCATGGCAAGTGTCGCCGCCTTGCGATCGAGCACGACACACAGAAACAACCCATCGTTCGAGCCGAGCGGCCGCAGCAGGTGATATTGCGAAAACAGAGTGACGATAACGTCCTCGACCTCGTCCTCCATTCCGATCGCGCGAATGGCCTTGCGCTTTGCCCGAAGCATTTCGGTGTTCCCGGCGACGGCGATATCCAAGTCCATACCGCCGGCCTCACCGACACTTGCCAGCGGCATCCCGCTTTCGATCTCTACCAACGCCGCCGCAAGCGCTCCTTCGATCTCGAGCAATTGTGCCAGAGCGGTGTGGATTGCATCGTCTCTCGCGGTCGTTTTGCCGGTCGCGGGCGGAGGCGAGACATCCGCTTCGGCCGCGCCTTCCGCTGGTAGCGGATCGAGTGCTTGCCGCTTGCGCTTCTTCGGCGTGCGCCCTTCCGCCGGAACGGACTCTGCCTCCGGTTCTTCTTCCGCCTCGACAACCTCGTCGGCCACGGGTTCCCCGGGATCGCGCCGCATATTGGCGATCACCGAGCGCCAACCCTCGCGGGGCATGTCGCCTTCGTCGGTGGCCGAATGGTGCTCGGGCGCGATTTTTGACGCCGGGAGCGGTTCGTCTTCGACCAGCGTATAGTCGACGACGCCCAGCACCGCGTCGATCGTATCTCCGTCGCTGGCACAGGGCAGGGCGATGGCGCGATAGCCGATCGCCGATCCGTCCTCGTTTACGAACTCCGCTTCGAAACCGACCGCAGTCCGGTTGGCCACCGCTTCGAGATAATGCTCGGTGATACGCGACAGCACCGAGCGCGCGGGCACTTCGGAAATGTCCTGCGGCAGAATTCCGTCGAGGCCGAGCCACAGCTGGGTGCCGATATGCGAAATGATCGGCGCGGTATCCTCGCCCACGATGCGGATCAGCACCGAGTGATCGACAAAGTCGCATTCCTGGTGGCCGAGCAATTCCTGCTGGGAGGGGACCGCGCCATCCTGGTGGCACCGCGTCCACAGATCATATGCCATGAGATCGCGGCGCTCGGCGGGCGGCACGGCGGTATCGTCCTCGAAATCGCGGCTCGCTGCGTTCACGGATGTCCCCAAGTCTCAATCCTTTATTCTCGGGCCTAGGGCGGGGCGGCTAACAAAGGGTGAAAATGGCCTTTGCCGGACGGTAGAACCTTTGCCGCGGGACCCGGCGTCGGTACGACATTCGGCAAAACCCTTGCCCGAAAGCGCACAAGCGCCTATCCCTCCTGCCAAGCGGCCGCTCCGGTAAGGGGCGGCCCGTTTTATTTTCACTTCCCGCAAGTGCCGGAGAATCAACGTGTCCGCTCCCACCCCCCTGATGCCGCATGCGACCGCCAGCTGGCTGGTCGACAACACTTCGCTCAGCTTCGAACAGATCGCCGAATTCTGCGGTCTGCACATTCTCGAAGTCCAGGCGATGGCGGACGATCTCGCGTCGAGCAAATACACCGGGCGCGATCCGGTGCGCGCGGGTGAGCTGACCAACGAGGAAATCGAGAAGGGCGCGGCGGACCCCGAATACAAGCTCAAGATGCAGAAGCAGCCGGTTGCGGTCGCGCGCACCAAGGGCCCGCGCTACACGCCGGTATCGAAGCGCCAGGACAAGCCCGACGGGATTGCCTGGCTGCTGCGCAACCACCCCGAAATCTCGGACGCGCAGATCGGCAAGCTGATCGGCACGACCCGCAACACGATCGGCGCGATCCGTGATCGCACCCACTGGAATATCCAGAACATCCAGCCCAAGGACCCGGTCACGCTCGGCCTGTGTTCGCAGCGCGAACTCGATGCGGTCGTGGCCAAGGCGGCGAAGAAGGCCGGGCTCGAGGATTCGAGCGGCGACGACGAGAAGCTCGGCGGCGATCGCGAGAAACTGATCGCGGAGCTGAAGCAGGAGCGCGAGGACGCTGCCAAGGCAGCAGTCGAAGCCGCGCAGGAAGCCGAGGCCGAAGCCTGGCTGCAAGCACGCAAGGATGCCGAGGCGACCGGCGAAGGCACCGAAGCCTCCGACTAGGCCCGGCTGCGGAGCGGCACGGCGGGTTTCGCTTGCCGCGCGTGTACCGACACGCCATGCTGCTGACATGGCTGTCAATTACGCTCAGAATTATTCGCACCCCGGTCCGTGGGACATGGACCTGCCGCCCCTGTCGATGCCCGATATGCTGCGCGCAACGGTCGAGCGTGCGCCCGACGCGCCGCTGATCGACTTCATGGGGCGTCGCTATAGCTACGCCGAGGTCTATCGCGATGCGCAGCGCTTTGCCGCCGGCCTCCAGGCCCGAGGCATAGCCAAGGGGGAGCGCATCGGCCTGTTCCTGCCCAATGTCCCGATCTATCCGGCCGCCTATTACGGGGCGATGATGGCCGGTGCGGTGGTGGTCAATTTCTCGCCGCTCTACACGGTCGAGGAACTGAGCCATCAGGTCGCTGACTCGGGCACTCGCCTGTTGGTGACGGTCGATCTGGATGCGCTGCTGCCGACTGCGCTCGACGTGCTCGATTCAAGCGAACTGGACGGGCTCGTAGTCGGTGATTTCGCCGGGATGCTGTCGCGGTTCAAGGGTTTCGCGCTCAAGCTGTTCAAGCGCGACATGCTGGCCTCCGCGCCCGACCGTGCCGATGTCACCGCCTGGGATGCCTTTTGCACCGATTCCCCGCTCGACCCGGTGGTGATCGATCCGGAAAACGATCTCGCGTTGCTGCAATACACCGGCGGCACGACCGGCACGCCCAAGGGCGCGATGCTGACGCACCAGAATCTCAGCGCCAATGCCCGGCAGGTGAATGCGGTCGATCCGCGCACGGACGAACGCGACATGATCCTCGGCGTACTGCCGCTGTTCCATGTCTTCGCCAATGCCTGCGTGCTCAATCGCACGGTGGTCAATGGCGGGTGCATGGCACTGCTGCCGCGGTTCGACGCGAAGGATGCGCTGGCAACCATCCAGCGGGTCAAGGCCACCGCGATGCCGGGCGTGCCGACGATGTATCAGGCGCTGCTCGATCACAAGGATTTCGCCGCGACCGACTTCTCGTCGCTTCGCGCGTGCATTTCGGGCGGTGCTCCGCTTGGACCGCAACTCAAGGAGCGCTTCGAAAAGGGCAGCGGTGCGCGCCTGCTCGAGGGCTACGGGCTGACCGAGAGTTCAGGCGTGGTGTCGACTAACTCCTACGAAGGCGAAGAGCGCGTCGGCACGATCGGGCAGCCGATCCCGGCAACCGAAGTGAAGCTGATCGACAAAGAGGATTCCTCCCGCCCCGCGCCCGATGGAGAGCCCGGCGAACTCGTTGTTCGAGGTCCGCAGATCATGCGCGGCTACTGGAACCGGCCCGATGCTGCCAAAGATGCCTTTACCGAAGACGGGTGGCTGCGCACCGGCGACGTCGCGGTGATCGATGCCGACGGGTTCATCAAGATCGTCGATCGCTGCAAGGACATGATCGCAGTCGGCGGTTTCAAGGTGTTCCCCAGCCAGGTCGAAAATGCCCTGCTCGAGCACGAGATGGTCAAGGAGGCGCTCGTGATCGGCGCGCCCGACCCCTACAAGGGGGAGCGGGTCGAAGCCTATGTTACTTTGCAGATCGATGATGGCGCACTCGGCGCGGACGAATTGCGCGACTGGGCCAACCAGCGCCTGGGCAAGCACGAACGGATCGCCGATTTGGTCATCCGCGACGATCTGCCCAAGACGATGATCGGCAAGCTCGACCGCAAAGCGCTCAAGGCCGAAGTTTTAGGCGAGGGCTGAGCCCGCCCTCGCGTTTCCGGCTTACTGAGCGACCTTGAGCTGAGGTTCGCCCTCCTGAGGAATGTCGGGCTGAGACTTTATCGCCTGCTTCACGACCTGCGGAGCAAACCGCCCATCCACTTTGGCGCCTTGTTCGATCGTCAGCGTCTCGTAATGGACGTCGCCTTCGATATGGGCGGTCTTGAGGATCACCAGTTCCTTGGCTTCGATCGAGCCCGACACCGTGCCCGCGAGCCGCGCGGATTGCGCTGTCACGCCGCCATGGATCGCCCCGGTTTCGCCTTGGACCAGGCTGGTGCAGGCGATGTCGCCTTCGACCTTGCCGTCGAGATGGAGATCCGCATCGGCCTTAATGTCGCCCTTGATCGCGACGTCGCTGCCGAGGACGGAGAACGTCGCGCTGCCATTGCCCGCCATGGGCTTACTCGCCGCGGGCCGCGACGTTGCGGCGGATTTCTTTGAGAACATGGGGAGCCTTTTCGAGGAAAGCGCGCGGATTGAGCGGCTTGCCGCCCTGGCGCACTTCGAAGTGGAGGTGCGGTCCGGTCGAACGCCCGGTGCTGCCCATCGCGCCGATATGGTCCCCGGCCTCGACCTGCTGGCCGACCCGGACCTTGAAGCCCGAAAGGTGGGCGTACCGGGTGGTCAGGCCGTTTGCGTGCGTGATCTCGATCAGATTGCCATAGCCGCCTTTACGCCCAACGAAGGAAACACGCCCATCGGCCGCAGCGCTGATCGGAGCGCCGATGCGGCCCTTGAAATCGAGGCCCGAATGAAAGGCTGCGCGGCGGGTGAAGGGATCGCGGCGATAGCCGTAGCTCGACGACACCATTCCGGTAGCGGCGGGAAGATATTGCGGCACACCGGCAATCCCGCGCTCTAGCGCGTCCATCCGAGCGAGGCTGAGGCCGAGGCGGACGAAACGCGGATCGATCTCACCGTTTTCGTCGAGCGGACCACCCATC is part of the Alteriqipengyuania halimionae genome and encodes:
- a CDS encoding M1 family metallopeptidase → MKFATAVIALGAAIAVPATAQDFGERRTTVSGLPLTADQQAITPEHLWLDIWVDPEAQSIKGRAEYALEIADPASKIEMELDQRFRVTRVSLGKIELPAEGFRHTDGLLTVPLEGARSANGRIALRVDFEGEPRTAPNAPWDGGFVWSQTSDGEPWIATAMQGQGCDLLFPCIDYPTKEIGRVDSTIWVPAESRLYAAGNGKLLGIEDKGDWRGYKWSARQPNTYAIALNIAPYGVIERTHRAPSGQDVPLAFYHLRGDEAGAARMLDELAKYLDWFERRIGPYPFADEKAGIAQTPHLGMEHQTINAYGNGFRESDEPYDWLLFHEFAHEWFANQMTNRSNADMWLHEAAASYMEALYLRDVAGEDAYRAKLDEYLPRIVSKVPVAPGAGIDSGSYLDSSGWGGDIYFKGSWILHTLRELIGDEAFFRSLTRLVYGTAEPKPGAITPIYRDTDEFRQIVEEETGRDLEWFFDVYVRQPAMPLLKGTRDGATLTLEWEVPGNRTFQMPVEVKIGERTIVAEFENNRARVDLGSATAPFTVDPDAKMLRGLPEPVLTPPPPRRN
- the clpA gene encoding ATP-dependent Clp protease ATP-binding subunit ClpA, translated to MPSFAQSLEKTLHNALAHAGERNHEYATLEHLLLALVQDEDAAQVMDACGVDLGELDAAVTQYIDEEYQSLKVDEAVDPQPTAGFQRVIQRAILHVQSSGKDTVTGANVLVALFSERDSYAVYFLQQQDMSRLDAVSYISHGIGKNGQNGQIAPPQGAEDAQAQGEEKPGKEKKESALDQFTVNLNKRAEDGKIDPLIGRGPEVDRTVQILCRRSKNNPLYVGDPGVGKTAIAEGLARKIVEGDVPEVLEEAVIYSLDMGSLLAGTRYRGDFEERLKQVVNELEGMPHAILFIDEIHTVIGAGATSGGAMDASNLLKPALSSGAIRCIGSTTYKEFRNHFEKDRALLRRFQKIDVNEPTIEDTVKILKGLKSAFEDHHKVKYTPDALKTAVELSARYINDRKLPDKAIDVVDEVGAMQMLVPPSRRKKKITAKEIESVIATMARIPPKSVSKDDKKALENLERDLKHVVFGQNSAVEKLSVAMKLSRAGLRDPDKPIGSFLFSGPTGVGKTEVARQLASIMGIELKRFDMSEYMERHSVSRLIGAPPGYVGYDQGGLLTDAIDQNPHCVLLLDEIEKAHPDLFNILLQVMDNGRLTDHHGKTVDFRNVVLIMTTNAGASDMARQGIGFGDVSKEDASEEAVKRMFTPEFRNRLDAVVPFGYLGQDTIARVVEKFVIQLELQLADQNVHIQLDDDAKAWLGKRGYDKLYGARPMGRLIQEKVKQPLAEELLFGKLANGGEVDVSVKDDALHFAISSAAPKPSPKKKRKAPAKKATPEDGAKATDESDGEG
- a CDS encoding DUF1192 domain-containing protein, which produces MDDDDRPRPRGDAAEALSKESLDPYSVEELDTRIALLETEIARVRAHRDKSSAHRAAADALFGKPGG
- a CDS encoding NAD(P)H-quinone oxidoreductase: MRAITFDSPGGPDVMSLSEIDTPTPREGEVLIKVGHAGVNRPDVVQRRGLYPPPPGASPLLGLEVSGQIAGLGKGVSQWVPGQKVCALVPGGGYAEYVRVDARHCLPVPEGVSMVEAAAIPETLFTVWHNVFERGMAGERETILIHGGTSGIGTTAIQLCKAFGMTVIVTCGSEEKCAAAKKIGADHAIDYKSQDFVEAVKEITGGAGVQLVLDMVAGDYVARNLKCLAESGRHVTIAIQGGAKAEINMGVVMTKRLTLTGSTLRPRSDEFKALLADEIAANALPLVEDGSYRPVMDETFALADAADAHARMEAGDHIGKIVLAVD
- a CDS encoding UDP-2,3-diacylglucosamine diphosphatase, which translates into the protein MLKRFAKTDDGAVTAHDTIADIANFAGRGGHGPATPEPKGIERRQFRTIWISDVHLGTKGCNAELLIDFLDHTDSETIYLVGDIIDGWRLKKKFYWPPEHNDIVWRIMKRARRGTRVVYIPGNHDEMFRQFTGLNFGGVEIRRAAFHDTADGRRLMVLHGDEFDTVMLAHRWLAFVGDAAYHVMMRLNGWVATVRQMLGLPYWSISKAAKHKVKNAVEFIGRYEEVVARAAAQRGVDGVVCGHIHTAEHRTFAFHGDDIEYWNDGDWVEGCNALVEHADGRMEILDWPAEMAKRATEEASVESAEGSSKELADAA
- a CDS encoding glycosyltransferase family 4 protein, which gives rise to MRIALVTDAWEPQMNGVVRTLTTTVAILRGWGHEVLVVSPDDYLNFPCPTYPEIRLAMTTRIAVGQRIERFAPDAVHIATEGPLGLAARRHCIKRGRAFTTAYHTQFPDYVARRTPLPAAAIWPYIRRFHRDSAGIMVATASIAATLRDQGLPHLRDWSRGVDLAQFSPDIPRPAMFANLPRPIQLYVGRVSAEKNIEAFLTSPHPGSKVVVGDGPALDRLRAQFPEAHFVGRQSGIELAAHYAGADVFVFPSLTDTFGLVMIEALACGTPVAGFPVTGPIDILTPACGAMDENLTRAIERALQCAEADCVSVGRSYSWEASARQFLAALAPEGAETIAA
- a CDS encoding roadblock/LC7 domain-containing protein → MGTSVNAASRDFEDDTAVPPAERRDLMAYDLWTRCHQDGAVPSQQELLGHQECDFVDHSVLIRIVGEDTAPIISHIGTQLWLGLDGILPQDISEVPARSVLSRITEHYLEAVANRTAVGFEAEFVNEDGSAIGYRAIALPCASDGDTIDAVLGVVDYTLVEDEPLPASKIAPEHHSATDEGDMPREGWRSVIANMRRDPGEPVADEVVEAEEEPEAESVPAEGRTPKKRKRQALDPLPAEGAAEADVSPPPATGKTTARDDAIHTALAQLLEIEGALAAALVEIESGMPLASVGEAGGMDLDIAVAGNTEMLRAKRKAIRAIGMEDEVEDVIVTLFSQYHLLRPLGSNDGLFLCVVLDRKAATLAMARHELRRVEGGLSL
- a CDS encoding DUF1013 domain-containing protein, which translates into the protein MSAPTPLMPHATASWLVDNTSLSFEQIAEFCGLHILEVQAMADDLASSKYTGRDPVRAGELTNEEIEKGAADPEYKLKMQKQPVAVARTKGPRYTPVSKRQDKPDGIAWLLRNHPEISDAQIGKLIGTTRNTIGAIRDRTHWNIQNIQPKDPVTLGLCSQRELDAVVAKAAKKAGLEDSSGDDEKLGGDREKLIAELKQEREDAAKAAVEAAQEAEAEAWLQARKDAEATGEGTEASD